The following proteins are co-located in the Microbulbifer sp. VAAF005 genome:
- the rpoD gene encoding RNA polymerase sigma factor RpoD, translating into MTDKTQQQSRIKELIARGKEQGYLTYAEVNDHLPEDISDPDQVEDIIGMINDMGIKVFETAPDAEELLMAEGDSSADEIAAAEAAAALAAVESDVGRTTDPVRMYMREMGTVELLTREGEIAIAKRIEEGLRELMAALAYWPGAVQQIIDEYALIEKEERRIPDIISGWLDPADEVPPGAQAGQATAAASAPESSDSDDDDDDSDDDSSDEEEEATGGIDPEELAERMNALIAAQKAADEAIAAHGRDSKEAGQALEAVGDVFRFFKLAPRQFEPLYGEVRYVLDSVREQERVVMAMCIKRARMPRKTFIKEFPGNETNDDWIPAIIKKKRDYSDALRHVVDEVVRAQRKLAQFQERAKLEVGQIKEINRRMSIGEARSRRAKKEMVEANLRLVISIAKKYTNRGLQFLDLIQEGNIGLMKAVDKFEYRRGYKFSTYATWWIRQAITRSIADQARTIRIPVHMIETINKLNRISRQMLQEMGREPTPEELGERMEMPEDKVRKVLKIAKEPISMETPIGDDEDSHLGDFIEDQNQSSPVDTATQTGLHDATRSVLSGLTAREAKVLRMRFGIDMNTDHTLEEVGKQFDVTRERIRQIEAKALRKLRHPSRSEHLRSFLDE; encoded by the coding sequence ATGACCGACAAAACCCAGCAACAGTCCCGCATTAAGGAACTGATCGCCCGCGGTAAAGAGCAGGGCTATCTGACCTATGCCGAGGTAAATGACCACCTACCGGAAGATATTTCCGATCCGGATCAGGTGGAAGACATTATTGGCATGATCAACGACATGGGCATCAAGGTGTTTGAAACCGCACCAGATGCCGAAGAGTTGTTGATGGCTGAAGGCGACAGCTCCGCTGATGAAATCGCCGCAGCCGAAGCTGCCGCTGCCCTGGCAGCCGTAGAGTCCGACGTAGGCCGAACCACCGATCCAGTACGCATGTATATGCGCGAAATGGGCACCGTAGAGCTGCTCACGCGCGAAGGCGAGATCGCCATTGCCAAGCGTATCGAAGAGGGCCTGCGCGAACTGATGGCCGCCCTGGCCTACTGGCCGGGTGCAGTGCAGCAGATCATCGATGAGTACGCTCTGATCGAGAAAGAAGAGCGCCGCATCCCCGATATTATCTCCGGTTGGCTCGACCCCGCCGACGAGGTTCCGCCCGGAGCCCAGGCCGGCCAAGCCACCGCCGCTGCCAGCGCGCCGGAGTCATCAGATTCCGATGATGATGACGACGACAGCGATGACGACAGCAGCGACGAGGAAGAGGAAGCTACCGGCGGTATCGACCCCGAAGAGCTCGCCGAGCGCATGAACGCGCTGATCGCCGCACAGAAAGCTGCCGACGAAGCCATCGCCGCCCACGGCCGCGACTCCAAAGAAGCTGGCCAGGCGCTCGAAGCCGTTGGCGATGTATTCCGCTTCTTTAAACTGGCTCCCCGCCAGTTCGAACCACTCTATGGTGAAGTTCGTTACGTACTCGACAGCGTACGCGAGCAAGAACGCGTGGTTATGGCCATGTGTATCAAACGCGCCCGCATGCCGCGCAAGACCTTTATCAAGGAATTCCCCGGCAACGAAACCAATGATGATTGGATCCCCGCAATCATCAAGAAAAAGCGCGATTACTCCGATGCCCTGCGCCACGTCGTAGACGAAGTTGTTCGCGCCCAGCGCAAACTGGCTCAGTTCCAGGAGCGCGCCAAGTTGGAAGTGGGCCAGATCAAAGAGATCAACCGCCGTATGTCCATTGGCGAGGCCCGTTCACGCCGCGCCAAGAAAGAGATGGTCGAAGCCAACCTGCGCCTGGTTATCTCTATCGCCAAGAAGTACACCAACCGCGGCCTGCAATTCCTGGACCTGATCCAGGAGGGCAACATCGGCTTGATGAAGGCTGTGGATAAGTTCGAATACCGCCGCGGTTACAAATTCTCCACTTATGCCACCTGGTGGATTCGCCAGGCCATTACCCGCTCTATTGCGGACCAGGCCCGCACCATCCGTATCCCGGTGCATATGATTGAGACCATCAACAAGCTCAACCGTATCAGCCGCCAGATGCTGCAGGAAATGGGTCGCGAACCCACCCCGGAAGAACTGGGCGAGCGCATGGAAATGCCGGAAGACAAGGTGCGCAAAGTCCTCAAGATCGCCAAAGAGCCGATCTCCATGGAGACGCCCATCGGCGACGACGAAGACTCCCACCTGGGTGACTTTATCGAGGACCAAAACCAATCCTCGCCGGTGGATACCGCCACACAAACTGGCCTGCACGACGCTACCCGCTCTGTGCTCTCCGGCCTCACCGCCCGTGAAGCCAAGGTACTGCGTATGCGTTTCGGTATTGATATGAATACCGACCACACTCTGGAAGAGGTGGGCAAACAGTTTGACGTAACCCGCGAGCGTATCCGTCAGATCGAAGCGAAAGCATTGCGCAAACTGCGACACCCCTCCAGGTCGGAGCATTTACGCAGCTTCCTCGACGAGTAA
- a CDS encoding helix-turn-helix domain-containing protein translates to MSDELQNLDRYLTFCQSNGVTETGLRIVEEIISNPPARRVRTRSMGPNITSRFPSHKMGLTIQAESRTLELSSIYLKEFDPKVLGYWDQPFHKVVLSYRSGKRYVRVPTTLDFFVIADGFIGFEECKPFDALQKLASKTPGRYQWNEELKCFEIPPMADYLEGTGLAYRIVSDKEINPIYIDNLALLYNYLPDMTSEEDQRLWTLCKELLLAKGPQPFNVLEGSIAGVTRDRVMQAIAQQSLYVDLQNCRLNEPERVLIAAEPNQLKGVMTQKTSDFVRDRIILDASPKEIEASLARINLVNSVLAGESVVNVANKAKVSVRTLQRWLSAYRKKGIDGLQPEHHKKGNYVEKLPEELELIIQQTIESNFLNSDNQNFPHIYGLICGECTERGLVPPSKKSVRRRILPIAEVVSKKVREGAKSAYQYTTYQGVDGKHKELPLIGVNRFLQRCHIDHTQIDLQLVSVEGVNLGKPWLTTIVDEYSGYVLSCYLSFRHPSNISVMSALRLMVKTHEIFPEAVVVDGGKEFQSIYFETLMARYRTTIISREGKPRSGSAVERNFGSLNTIFLDNLSGSNKLAKNIREVSKSHNPENLSIWEPVDFYHGLLQYIDKFNHQSIKTGGLSPAQIRDKSIERFGLSYSRKIEFNEIFLMNVLLPPARSGTKLKRNSAIQVNRVRYWHICLKSASRESIAVDIRFDPFDLNYIFVFYQNRWIRFQATKPQHRRVDELEGAILAEVARQTLYINERSKDTGRADLAGFVEELNQGAKANLKKRELSSGSSSNKFKVNNNQFGTPGLEESECDEWSSVDWDISIPDSDEEV, encoded by the coding sequence CATCACTAGTCGCTTCCCTAGTCACAAAATGGGGCTCACTATCCAGGCTGAGAGTCGGACACTAGAGCTGTCCTCCATCTACCTAAAGGAGTTCGACCCCAAAGTACTGGGGTACTGGGATCAGCCTTTCCACAAGGTAGTGCTGTCATATCGTAGCGGTAAGCGTTATGTAAGGGTGCCTACGACACTGGACTTTTTTGTCATCGCAGATGGTTTTATTGGTTTTGAGGAGTGCAAGCCGTTTGACGCCTTGCAGAAATTGGCCAGTAAAACACCTGGCCGCTATCAATGGAACGAAGAGTTAAAATGCTTCGAGATCCCTCCGATGGCAGACTATTTAGAGGGTACTGGGCTAGCGTACCGGATAGTAAGTGACAAAGAAATCAACCCCATCTACATAGATAATCTTGCACTACTTTATAACTACCTTCCCGATATGACCTCTGAGGAAGATCAACGTTTATGGACTCTTTGTAAGGAGTTACTTCTGGCCAAAGGTCCACAGCCTTTCAATGTACTTGAAGGCTCAATAGCCGGAGTTACGCGCGATAGAGTGATGCAGGCAATAGCCCAACAGTCACTTTATGTTGACTTGCAGAATTGTCGACTAAATGAACCAGAGAGAGTTTTAATCGCTGCTGAACCAAATCAGCTAAAAGGGGTAATGACTCAGAAGACCTCCGATTTTGTACGTGACCGTATTATCCTAGATGCGTCACCTAAAGAAATTGAGGCGAGTCTGGCGCGTATTAATTTAGTTAATTCTGTCCTGGCTGGGGAGAGTGTTGTAAATGTGGCAAATAAAGCAAAGGTTAGCGTACGGACACTGCAACGTTGGTTGAGTGCTTATCGTAAGAAAGGGATCGATGGCCTGCAGCCTGAACACCATAAGAAAGGTAATTATGTAGAAAAACTTCCTGAAGAACTCGAGTTGATTATTCAGCAAACCATAGAGTCAAATTTCCTTAATAGCGACAATCAAAATTTCCCACATATTTATGGGTTAATTTGTGGAGAATGTACAGAGAGAGGACTAGTTCCGCCCTCTAAAAAATCTGTTAGAAGGCGAATCCTACCTATAGCAGAGGTGGTTTCAAAGAAAGTCCGAGAGGGTGCAAAAAGTGCCTATCAATATACAACCTATCAGGGTGTGGATGGGAAACATAAAGAGCTTCCTCTAATTGGAGTTAATCGTTTTTTACAGCGCTGTCATATAGATCATACACAGATTGATTTGCAGTTGGTTTCGGTCGAGGGTGTGAATCTTGGTAAGCCTTGGTTAACTACCATAGTTGATGAATATTCAGGTTATGTTCTGAGTTGTTATCTTTCATTTAGGCATCCATCCAATATCTCTGTGATGTCGGCGCTACGATTAATGGTAAAAACTCATGAGATCTTTCCCGAAGCTGTTGTGGTTGATGGAGGAAAGGAATTTCAAAGCATTTATTTTGAAACTTTAATGGCCCGCTATAGGACTACGATAATTTCAAGAGAAGGAAAGCCAAGGAGTGGGTCGGCAGTTGAGCGTAACTTTGGTTCATTGAATACGATATTTCTAGACAACCTAAGTGGAAGTAATAAGTTAGCAAAAAATATTAGAGAGGTTTCAAAGAGCCATAATCCCGAAAACCTGTCTATTTGGGAGCCGGTAGATTTTTATCATGGGCTTCTACAGTATATAGATAAGTTTAATCACCAGAGTATCAAAACCGGTGGATTATCTCCTGCCCAAATACGTGATAAATCAATCGAAAGGTTTGGCCTTAGCTACTCTAGAAAAATCGAGTTTAATGAGATTTTTCTTATGAACGTTCTGTTGCCTCCAGCACGCAGTGGCACAAAGTTGAAGAGAAACTCTGCGATTCAGGTTAATAGAGTTCGCTATTGGCATATATGTTTGAAATCTGCTTCTCGAGAAAGTATTGCAGTGGATATCCGGTTTGATCCATTTGACCTTAATTATATCTTTGTTTTTTACCAAAATAGATGGATACGTTTCCAGGCAACCAAGCCACAACATCGCCGTGTAGATGAGCTGGAGGGTGCCATTCTCGCGGAAGTAGCTCGTCAGACTCTGTATATAAATGAACGATCAAAAGATACTGGTCGAGCAGATCTCGCAGGTTTTGTTGAAGAGCTAAATCAAGGTGCTAAAGCTAATCTCAAGAAAAGGGAGCTTAGCTCTGGTTCATCAAGTAATAAATTTAAAGTTAATAATAATCAATTTGGCACCCCTGGCCTAGAAGAGTCTGAGTGTGATGAGTGGTCATCAGTTGACTGGGATATATCTATCCCGGATTCAGATGAAGAGGTTTGA
- a CDS encoding diacylglycerol kinase — MQKEMANKQEKSEELANKPGKKGFARLLAATSYSSQGLVAAWRNEEAFRQEVIAACLMVPLALWAGETPTERAILIAAVMFVLPIELINSAIEATVDRIGPEKHPLAKIAKDTGSAAVAVALFAAFLVWCCILIPKLPI, encoded by the coding sequence ATGCAAAAAGAAATGGCGAATAAGCAGGAAAAATCTGAAGAGCTTGCCAACAAGCCCGGCAAGAAAGGGTTTGCGCGCCTCCTGGCTGCCACTAGCTACTCCAGTCAGGGGCTCGTCGCTGCATGGCGCAATGAGGAAGCTTTTCGCCAGGAAGTGATTGCCGCCTGCCTAATGGTGCCTCTCGCACTCTGGGCCGGGGAGACACCTACTGAACGCGCCATATTGATTGCAGCCGTGATGTTTGTCCTCCCAATCGAACTTATCAACAGCGCTATTGAGGCGACCGTGGACCGCATCGGTCCCGAGAAACACCCGCTGGCCAAGATTGCCAAAGACACAGGCTCCGCCGCCGTGGCCGTCGCCCTCTTCGCTGCATTCCTGGTTTGGTGCTGTATTCTTATCCCCAAACTGCCGATTTAA
- a CDS encoding TniB family NTP-binding protein, with protein sequence MSWGSKFSWKDFYSELLNAMGELQNIKIYGHPKIEGSNIGRKYLSQNRNEISLKRDFLSRVRDYGVKYIIVDEVQHIFKYGGQSGEKNMDILKGISNRSGCRFVGLGTYEISFSLEMSDQLARRVGIMDYPAYSIRRPGDVAKFSSAYSGLLAYMPIMMEPSLIKNAKAVFIGSCGCIGILKEWLGRALNMALKDKDKVLSIKHLDKTRLKNSQIKTIAEAIREGEAFFRQPGDDEIWDILGGKPEKKETASLTPLGARIQGSALLQEIRWAEMRVIPFLNHRITPFPIRIHEGVEAESNVSLMARISWKYRMHPSKFISDVVLQNNASHGIGLGRDVANFCNSLTAKSATVTNRLETITGKSIYWPSSFVYLSDILDRMAHGFIAKEKKWCAQCYRESMAIKRPESEAKVADELYWSLAISQYCAKHLCSLSYCCGVCYQRQPFISNKYEPGFCHYCGTSLTKAPHIICDLDGHSQAEAESYLARMDIFIPGATEISQFDLKILSRNLRGLVDKGGADGLNTLAECFGINNMTLKDWCSYKHGVSVESLAKIVDGLQLPRMSLLFGRLEDLLQSVGYLTKQFNFNVKKDLRVHLPDISRYLNETLAGKREPEARSEIAKKFGVSTGMLENAFREELKSVSKLYEKLKMDRRKRIKSSLQYKMNLAVQRCASKKRPLDWPHIMAELKSTDFQGTSQRQLNLAKEKAIKRYSESTRRGCSKNVPKQSRKT encoded by the coding sequence ATGTCTTGGGGGAGCAAGTTTTCTTGGAAAGATTTCTATTCAGAGCTTCTTAATGCGATGGGTGAATTACAAAACATAAAGATATACGGTCACCCAAAAATTGAAGGTTCTAATATTGGGAGGAAGTACCTTTCTCAAAATAGAAATGAAATATCCCTGAAAAGAGACTTTCTCTCCAGGGTTCGAGACTACGGTGTAAAGTACATCATTGTAGATGAAGTCCAGCATATCTTTAAATATGGTGGGCAGTCTGGAGAAAAAAATATGGATATACTCAAAGGCATCTCTAACAGAAGCGGTTGTAGGTTCGTAGGTCTAGGGACCTATGAGATTTCTTTTTCTTTAGAAATGAGTGATCAATTAGCTCGGCGAGTGGGGATTATGGATTACCCTGCCTACTCGATAAGACGACCGGGAGATGTTGCTAAATTTAGTTCGGCTTATTCAGGGCTGCTAGCTTATATGCCGATCATGATGGAGCCAAGTCTTATTAAGAATGCTAAGGCTGTTTTCATAGGGAGTTGTGGGTGTATTGGGATTTTAAAAGAATGGTTAGGCAGAGCATTAAATATGGCTTTGAAGGATAAAGACAAAGTCCTTTCTATCAAGCATCTGGATAAAACAAGACTGAAAAATAGTCAAATAAAAACTATTGCGGAAGCTATTCGAGAGGGTGAAGCCTTCTTTAGGCAGCCGGGTGATGATGAAATTTGGGATATCTTAGGTGGGAAGCCAGAGAAAAAAGAAACAGCAAGCCTAACTCCTCTAGGGGCAAGAATCCAGGGCAGCGCTCTCCTACAAGAGATAAGGTGGGCTGAGATGAGAGTAATCCCTTTCTTAAATCACAGGATTACACCGTTCCCTATAAGAATTCACGAGGGAGTCGAGGCGGAGTCAAATGTTTCATTAATGGCAAGAATTTCCTGGAAATATCGAATGCACCCATCGAAATTTATATCAGATGTTGTTTTGCAGAATAATGCTTCACATGGTATAGGTCTTGGTCGAGATGTAGCTAATTTTTGCAATTCATTAACAGCTAAATCTGCAACAGTCACGAATCGCTTGGAGACTATTACAGGAAAGAGTATTTATTGGCCGTCATCCTTTGTCTACTTAAGTGATATTTTAGACAGGATGGCACATGGGTTTATTGCCAAGGAAAAGAAGTGGTGTGCCCAATGTTATCGTGAATCAATGGCAATAAAACGTCCTGAATCTGAGGCGAAAGTTGCCGATGAACTTTATTGGTCTCTCGCGATTTCCCAGTATTGCGCAAAGCACCTTTGCAGCCTCTCTTATTGCTGTGGGGTTTGTTATCAGCGTCAACCATTTATATCAAATAAATATGAGCCTGGTTTTTGCCATTACTGTGGCACCTCTCTCACGAAAGCACCTCATATCATTTGCGACTTAGATGGCCATAGCCAAGCTGAAGCAGAGAGCTATCTAGCAAGAATGGATATTTTTATACCGGGAGCAACTGAAATTTCTCAGTTTGATTTAAAGATACTATCCAGAAATTTAAGGGGTCTTGTAGATAAAGGGGGAGCTGATGGGCTAAATACTTTAGCAGAGTGTTTTGGGATAAATAATATGACACTTAAAGACTGGTGTTCTTATAAGCATGGTGTTTCAGTTGAGTCTTTGGCAAAAATAGTCGACGGGCTTCAGTTGCCTAGAATGAGTCTTTTATTTGGTAGGCTGGAGGATCTTCTGCAGTCCGTGGGGTACCTGACAAAGCAGTTTAACTTTAATGTTAAAAAGGACTTACGGGTACACTTGCCAGATATTTCACGATATCTAAATGAGACTTTGGCTGGAAAGAGGGAGCCGGAGGCTAGATCTGAAATTGCTAAGAAATTTGGGGTTAGTACAGGAATGCTTGAAAACGCCTTTCGGGAAGAGTTGAAGAGTGTTTCCAAACTGTATGAAAAGTTGAAAATGGATCGCCGCAAACGTATCAAGAGCTCGCTGCAGTATAAAATGAACTTGGCAGTTCAACGTTGTGCTTCAAAAAAACGCCCGTTGGACTGGCCTCATATTATGGCGGAACTTAAGTCTACTGATTTTCAGGGGACATCCCAAAGGCAGTTAAACCTAGCTAAAGAGAAAGCGATTAAAAGGTATAGTGAAAGTACACGAAGGGGCTGCTCCAAGAATGTACCAAAGCAATCCCGTAAAACATGA